In one window of Sciurus carolinensis chromosome X, mSciCar1.2, whole genome shotgun sequence DNA:
- the LOC124971709 gene encoding LOW QUALITY PROTEIN: coilin-like (The sequence of the model RefSeq protein was modified relative to this genomic sequence to represent the inferred CDS: inserted 1 base in 1 codon; deleted 1 base in 1 codon) has product MPLEGSSQERVIIKGVRLTPSSFSYPGLRRFKQDPLLVDLNRCRVVTDLISLIGQRFGFSSGALLGLYLEGGLLPPAESAHLVRDNDCLRVKLEEREIPETSLAVSNGDDIHLPRKAKKRAFKLEEDEETELSYRYSKKQWKRQDNNSINERVXDLEPKAITDQTGKKKGKRKNKTGGTVDEEEEETRRESPKKKEKCEHKKQTKNSKCPKAQMSKEGSTQKSSSQKGSAKNSLVKARRKGGGGPCSKDSPNSSSESESGSGHDSNSDGISNVTLEVRNSAEKLSTELSKEEPSTKNTAANKLVAKAAVTTSKGKITRATSSSSDSTSDSDDQCMVSKSTAEYATGFLKTVGLFSGRGCPGPGLAVQTPSAIGWKFMDSNTNKQAPGPPPSVPLSTSLGRGWGRGEDLLSWKGVRGRGIRGRGRGRGHAVSCVLNTNTEYQKQQQLSEIVTNSSTIIQNPVEIHKKDYSLLPLLAAAPQVGEKIAFKLLELTSDYSPDVSDYKEGKILSHNPETQQVDIEILSSLPALKEPGKFDLVYHNENGTEVVQYAVTQERRITVFWRELIDPRLILEAPSTTSSTEHV; this is encoded by the exons ATGCCCTTAGAAGGTAGTTCTCAGGAGAGGGTCATTATAAAAGGAGTGCGTCTGACCCCATCCAGCTTCTCTTATCCTGGTTTGAGAA GATTTAAACAAGACCCGCTTCTGGTCGACCTGAACAGATGCCGAGTGGTCACAGATCTCATCAGTCTCATCGGCCAGCGATTCGGCTTCAGTTCTGGGGCCCTTCTAGGTCTCTACCTGGAGGGGGGGCTCTTG CCCCCGGCCGAGAGCGCGCACCTGGTGAGGGACAACGACTGCCTCAGAGTTAAgttagaagagagagaaattcctGAGACTTCTCTAGCAGTCAGTAATGGTGATGATATTCATTTACCTAGAAAAGCAAAGAAGCGGGCTTTTAAGttggaggaagatgaagaaacagaactaAGTTACAGATATTCAAAGAAGCAGTGGAAGAGGCAGGACAACAATAGCATTAATGAGAGAG TTGATCTGGAACCAAAAGCTATCACCGATCAGACTGGGAAgaaaaaaggcaagagaaaaaataaaacaggtggcACAgtggatgaggaggaggaagagaccagaAGGGAATCtccaaagaaaaaggagaaatgtgaACATAAAAAACAGACCAAGAATTCCAAGTGTCCCAAAGCACAGATGTCAAAAGAGGGGAGCACCCAGAAATCTAGTTCTCAGAAAGGTTCTGCTAAAAACAGCCTTGTGAAAGCCAGAAGGAAAGGCGGGGGAGGCCCATGTTCAAAAGACAGCCCCAATTCCTCCTCGGAGTCGGAGTCTGGTTCTGGTCATGATTCGAACAGTGATGGTATCAGCAATGTCACATTGGAGGTTAGAAATTCTGCAGAGAAACTATCAACTGAGTTATCAAAAGAAGAACCCTCTACAAAAAATACAGCCGCAAACAAACTGGTTGCAAAAGCTGCCGTTACCACCAGCAAGGGCAAAATCACCAGAGCCACATCTTCTAGTTCCGACTCCACTTCAGATTCAGATGACCAGTGCATGGTGTCCAAGAGCACCGCGGAGTATGCTACAGGGTTCTTAAAGACAGTAGGCCTCTTTTCAGGAAGAGGCTGTCCAGGTCCGGGGCTGGCAGTACAGACTCCAAGTGCGATTGGGTGGAAATTTATGGACTCAAATACTAACAAACAGGCTCCTGGTCCTCCTCCCAGTGTGCCTCTCTCCACCAGTTTAGGAAGAGgatgggggagaggagaggaccTTCTTTCTTGGAAGGGAGTGAGAGGTCGGGGCATTCGAGGGAGAGGTCGAGGACGAGGGCATGCTGTTTCCTGTGTTTTAAATACTAACACTGAATATCAGAAGCAGCAGCAATTAAGTGAGATAGTAACAAATTCATCTACTATTATCCAGAATCCAGTAGAGATACACAAGAAGGACTATAGTCTATTACCACTGTTAGCAGCTGCCCCTCAAGTTGGAGAGAAGATTGCATTTAAGCTTTTGGAACTAACATCTGATTACTCTCCTGATGTCTCTGACtacaaggaaggaaaaatattaagtCACAATCCAGAGACCCAGCAAGTAGATATAGAAATTCTCTCATCCTTACCTGCCTTGAAAGAACCTGGGAAATTTGATTTGGTTTATCACAACGAAAATGGAACTGAGGTGGTTCAGTACGCTGTGACACAAGAGAGGAGGATCACTGTTTTTTGGAGAGAGTTGATTGATCCAAGACTGATTCTTGAAGCTCCAAGTACCACCTCAAGCACAGAACATGTCTGA